CCGGATTATTAAAAGCAACCTTAAAGGAAGTATTGCCCTTTTATATGAATGACCAAAAACTAACCCTTGTGTGTAAGAATAGTGTCCAGAAAAACACCTTGTCAGAAGAGCAATATTTGAGTAAAATAATAGATGTACTTGAGTCTTTATATAAAAAGCGGTTTGAACTGAATGTCATTGAAGAAACAGAATATAGTGCATCCGGTGAAGGAAACTTTGAAGATATTGAACGAGCAATTCATAAGATACGTAATAAAATCAACTTTGATGTTGAGATTCAGTAGATATAAGGAGGAATTATTATGGCAAAAAGAGGCGGTTTCCCAGGTGGCGGTATGCCAGGAAATATGAATAATTTGATGAAGCAAGCACAAAAGATGCAACAAAAAATGGCAACAATGCAAGAAGAGTTGGATAGCCAGGAATTTGAAGCAGTTGTTGGTGGTGGCGTTGTTAAAGCCATTGTCACAGGTAAAAAAGAACTCAAGACCGTTACAATTGATCCGGAAGCAGTGGATCCAGATGATGTTGAAATGTTAGAGGACCTTATTGTAGCAGCGGTTAATCAAGCAATTAAAACAGCAGATGAAACTGTGAATAAGGAAATGTCCAAATTAACAGGAGGCTTAGGTCTGCCTAATGGTATGATGTAATCATGGATTATTATGGAACACATATACGAAAGTTGATTGAGGAGTTCTCAAAGCTTCCAGGTATTGGAGCAAAGACGGCGCAGCGTCTGGCTTTTTATATGGTTAACCAGCCAGAAGAAGCGGCAGAGCGTTTTTCAAAGGCGATTGTTGAAGCTAAAAAAAATACCCGTTATTGTGAAAAATGTTGTACCATTACGGACGATGCATTGTGCCCGATATGCCGAAGTGAAAAACGCGATGGCTCGACAATCATGGTGGTTGAAGAGTCAAAAGACTTGGTAGCCTATGAACGTACAAAGCAATATACGGGATTATATCATGTGCTTCACGGAGCAATATCTCCCATGCTTGGCATTGGACCTAATGATATCCGCATCAAAGAATTGGTGACGCGTATAGGTGCACAAGAGATTCAAGAAGTAATTTTGGCGACCAACTCAACGGTGGAAGGAGAAGCGACAGCTGTCTATATCAGCAAAATTCTTAAACCCCTTGAAGTAAAAGTTAGCCGAATTGCTAATGGAGTGCCTGTAGGCGGCGATTTAGAATATGTGGATGAAATTACTTTATTGCGTGCACTTGAAGGGCGCAAGACACTTTAAAGAGGATTATAAAATAACCGAAGGTATTTCGGTTATTTTTTTGTGCAGTTTTGCCGATGTAGATAGTAGAGAATGGAGATGATACAATGGCAACGAATATGATGATTCAGTCGATGAATGGAAAACCCATTGAAAA
This sequence is a window from Vallitaleaceae bacterium 9-2. Protein-coding genes within it:
- the recR gene encoding recombination mediator RecR — protein: MDYYGTHIRKLIEEFSKLPGIGAKTAQRLAFYMVNQPEEAAERFSKAIVEAKKNTRYCEKCCTITDDALCPICRSEKRDGSTIMVVEESKDLVAYERTKQYTGLYHVLHGAISPMLGIGPNDIRIKELVTRIGAQEIQEVILATNSTVEGEATAVYISKILKPLEVKVSRIANGVPVGGDLEYVDEITLLRALEGRKTL
- a CDS encoding YbaB/EbfC family nucleoid-associated protein; the encoded protein is MAKRGGFPGGGMPGNMNNLMKQAQKMQQKMATMQEELDSQEFEAVVGGGVVKAIVTGKKELKTVTIDPEAVDPDDVEMLEDLIVAAVNQAIKTADETVNKEMSKLTGGLGLPNGMM